GCCCTCTGCATCCCCACCCCACTGCCCTCTGCATCCCCACCCCACTGCCCTCTGCATCCCCACCCTACTGCCCTCTGCATCCCCACCCCACTGCCCTCTGCATCCCCACCCTACTGCCCTCTGCATTAGCAGAGTGTCCTGCAGGATCAGGGGCCTTTTCCTGGCCTATCAACTGTTGGAGGCGAAAGCCTAAAATGGGATTGTCCTCCTGGGCAATAGATGTGATCCAGGAGAATAGTCACACCTGTGTGGCAAATCACTGTCCATTGCGGAGTCTTCCTAAAATTCCAGGTTTTTCTGCTCCCACAAAACCAACTCCAAGAGAGGTCCAGGGAGGACATGGGAACTGGGACGGGGCCCTAAGGTCTTGAGACCCTGCCTCGGGGAGATGACTTGAGCCCCAATTCTGCCCAGCCTGTCTTCTCCCATGAGTCTGACTCAGCAGATCTGAGTGCTATAGACAGGCCCATGCCTGGAAGGCCTTACAGGGTGACATTCCTGCATGGCCTCTAGCCTTCCCATGACTGGGATCCTGCTAAgggcttattttacttttattcatttgatttgtttttgagagGAGGACTGGCTAGGTGAGCCTGGCCTAGCCTTGAATCAGAAttcctcctgactcagcttcccAAGGCTGGGCTTACAGATGTGTGTCGTCATGCCAGCTAACAGGTCACTCTGGCCACAGAGAGCAGCGGTTCCTGGTTTTGGCCTTTGTACTGAGGGTTGAACCTAAGATGTAACACATACGAGGCaggtgctctgtcactgagctagaTCCCTATGCACCAAATTCCCATTAGTGGTATCCCCCGTGTAAGCTAAGCCCTCATGAGCTGTATCCCTACTAAGCTAAATCCCTATAAGCTGTATCCCTGCTAAGTTAAATCCCCTGTATCCTTACTAAACTGTATAGCCAACCTCTTTATTTTGTctccccccccaccttttttttttttttttaaagaagtctcacatagccaaggctggctttgaactccagaACCTCTGGCTTCCCAAATACTAGGATCACTTTCTATTTTGAAACAGTTTCACCAAGTTGCTCAGGCAGAGTACCTTGAACTTggtattctcctgcctcagcatctcaaACAACTGGGATAACAAGCCTGTGGCCCAGGACTGGCTATAGCTTGTCTTTTGGTTCCTAGTTGGAGGGCAGGTGGTCTGATCCCTTTGTGCTTTGAAGCTACTAAGGCCTGAGGTACATGCATGCCCCTCcccatcgagagagagagagagagagagagagagagagagagagagaaagagagagagagagagagatttatctGGGCTGCTGTGAGGAAGGAACCTCTGGTTGCAATGAACAGGTGGTGACTACTGCTGCTTCTGGAGCGCAGGCTGATCCTCCTACAGGGTGGGTTTGTGAGAAGTCACCAGTGGTTGTCTAACACCTCTCAACCTGATCTTTGTTAAATTGGGTCAGGCCTAAGATAGTGGGTGATGTACCTTTATTCAGTGAGGGGCTGGTCATGGTGGATGCCTGGAGAGAGAGTAGGGTGGGGGGTTACTACCGGGGACACTATGTTTGGGAGGGTTGAAATAGCATCCTGTGAAACAGCTTGTTTGGCCAAGGAGTGGCTACCTGACAGTAGGCATCTCTGTCTTCCTAGCTTCTGTGCTGGACATCCCCCTTGGCTTGGGGACTATACTGCTGAGTCATAGGTAGGCCCAAGCCTGGAAGGCACCTAGGCTGGGATACTTACTAGTCCTTTTCCCAACGAGTTGAAGCTGAGGTTGGTTTCTTGGGATCACCCATATATTcggagggaaagaaaagactaGGCAGTAGGGGCGCCTCGCCCCCATCCCCATACCTGTCAGGGGTCCTATCAAGGGGGGTCGAGCGGCCGCCCAGACAGCGGGGAGGGGCGGAGCTCAGAGAGGCTCCGCCCCCACGAGGCGGGGCTCCCCGTTTCCTATATAAGCTGGGCTCTCGGCGccgccactgcccagctgtttcgTCCGTACCTAGTCCACCGTTATGGCGTCGTTCACGGTAAAGGCCTATCTTCTGGGCAAGGAGGAGGCGACCCGCGAGATCCGCCGCTTCAGCTTCTGCTTCAGCCCGGAGCCGGAGGCAGAAGCCGCGGCCGGCCCGGGGCCCTGCGAGAGGCTGCTGAGCCGAGTGGCTGTGCTGTTCCCCACGCTGCGGCCTGGCGGCTTCCAGGCGCATTACCGCGGTGAGGGCCTGGGGCGGGGAAGCCAACCTCCCCCGCCATAGAGTAGCAGGTCTGGGCGAGGACGCGGCGGCGCGTCCTCTGGCTCCCCGCGGGGACAGGGTGGTCAGGCGGCCGCTCAGGTTTCGGCTAACATCCAGCGGTTCGCTTGCTCCGCGGAACGCCAGGTGGTGGGTTCAGTTAAAGCCCCGGAAGAGCTGGGACCGGTCAGACGTGGAGGAGGGGTGGAGAGGAGTGACGCGGATAAATAAGCTTCGGGGGCGGGGTGGGGCAGCCCGTGGGAAAGGAGGTAGGGAACCCCGGAACTAGCTCGGTCTCTTGCGTTGGAGTGGCTGGTGACTGCATGGGGTGGAGCTAGAGGTTGTTGACAAGAGACGAGCGGCCAAGGCCCTCCCTCTGGGAGGGGACGGTATTGAGATCTCTTTGTGGAGGACTATGGGTAGGCCAGGTTGGTTGGTCAGACTCTCTTTTCTGAGATAAAGCCACGTAGCCTGATTGTCCTTGAATTCACGAGTGGTTTAGGCTGGCCTCACTTCAGTCCTCTTGTCTCAGTTTTCCAGTGCAGGAATCACAGGGATTACTCCTGGACAGAAAAATTTCAGTGTAATTGCGTTATAACCTAGGTCCTGTGCAATTCACCCAGTAAACGTGTGTAATAATTACTCTTTTGTATTAGCAGAGACAGATCTTACTGTGTTGCCCGGATGGCCTGTATCTCCAAATTGTCCTTCTGAGTCATCTTTTTTGTGctagggcctcatgcatgttaggccCTCGAgcaactgagctacctccccagctcCTTGCAGGTTTTAGAATCTCTTcgttgttttataaatttatattaaatctctctctctctctctctctctctctctctatatatatatatatatatatatatatatatatatatgtttttttttttctgtttgtcacCCTGTATCCTTTTCCAGTCCCAGGCAATAGCTGGTCTACTTTAGTATTCATTTTACTATTAGGAACTAGAACACTTTATATAAATGCAGCCTTACAATGGCTTggcgttttttgttgttgttggttggttggtttttcaaggcagggtttctctgtgtagctctggctgtcgctctatagaccaggctggcacagtgaagttttgtttgttcatttattaatATGTCCAAGGTCCATTTGTACTGTAGCTCTTGCTAGTACATTTTCTCCCCTCCactactggagattgaacccagggctttgcatatgctaggcaaggACTCATTTACGTACTGTATGCCTGGGTGGCACTTCATTTCTTGTTATATATGAAGAATAGTCTATTTGGATGTCTTGTTTAATTTATCTGATCTTTAGTTGGTGGACACTGGGCTGTTGGTATCTTTGAGGCCATCCCTCTTATGGTAGCTTTTGCTAAGTGGTTGCCCAGAGGCTTAGCCTAGCCTGCAGATGTGTGATTTGGCCTGTATGAAGTGGTTGAAGACTATTTGTACTGACATATAAACATATGGCTGTGATCCGAGTACCTGTGTGCTAGCATAAAAATGAAGCCAGATAGgtttgagaaatggctcagtgattaaagccttggctgctcttccagaggacccaagctctGTTCCTAACACTCATCACAGCGGCAGCTCCTGGGGactcaacaccctcttctgacctttgtggcacatacatatacataaatgtgtgtgtgtgtgtacatacatatgtaaaaagtaaatattaaaaaaaaaaaaaaaacacctagaaGCCTGGTTGTaaatgtttgtaatcccagcactaaggaggctcACCTCTCCACAAGTTGTAGGCTGTCCTGCTCTAAGTAGTGTCAGGCCAGGTAGGGCTACATACTAAGTCCTGCCCCTAAAAGCAGAAGACATAGAAttgaccaaaacagaacaaacaaaacaacctcaaCCTCAGAATAACTTAGGTGGTGTCTGAATGCACAGTGGTTTCTAGCCTTGTAGTTGAAGGGAGAGACAGATAGGATTATCTCCTTTCCTTCTGAAGCCTGAGGCTTTTGAATGGCTGGGCCATCAGGACTAGGGTACTGGTTGGGATCCCCCAAGGTGATGGCCCCAGGCCTGGTTAGGCATGGCCTGAGGGTACAGGTGGCCCAGTGGTTAGTGGCAGGAGGCTAGatccttgtacacacacacacacaagacatatGTTCTGCCTTCTGCATGTGACTACTGATCTAGGACCTAGGTTGGAGCATGTATTCATCCCATATCAGAATGAATGGCCACCCTGCTGCTTGCCCCAGCACCCAGGTTGAATCTAGAGCCTTTGCTGATGTCCCTTTACCACTAGGCTCTGCACATTACAGCAGTGAGCACCCAGGAAATGCTGGGTGCCTCTTCTGCCTTTTTGGCTTCtggttctgggaatggaatctAAGCCTTCTACATGGgccaccactgagctgtgtctggCTCTGATATGTTTTTTCTTAAACAATCTAGATGAGGATGGCGACTTGGTTGCCTTTTCCAGTGATGAGGAGCTGACAATGGCTATGTCCTATGTGAAAGATGACATCTTCCGCATCTACATTAAAGGTAAAGACTGAATCCAGGTACTTCCTATGGGGCTTTCCTCTAAGGGTCAGGAGTCTGAGTTGTCTAGGACAGAGGTGAGTTCTGATGCCTTCGGGTGGGTGTAGGGGGGTTGGGAGTTGTCAGAGGTACAGAAGTCCTACTGCATGGGCCATCAGTGTTTAACAGAGCAGGGCCTGGTACCTCCTGGTTGTTCTTAGCAACTAAATTCTAAGTGGACTCTTGGACTCTCCCTACAGAGAAGAAGGAGTGCCGGCGGGAACATCGCCCACCATGTGCTCAGGAGGCATCCCGAAACATGGTGCACCCCAATGTGATTTGTGATGGTTGCAACGGGCCTGTGGTGGGAACTCGCTATAAGTGCAGTGTGTGCCCAGACTATGACCTGTGCAGCGTCTGTGAGGGGAAGGGCCTGCACAGGGAGCACAGCAAGCTCATCTTTCCCAACCCTTTTGGCCACCTCCCTGATGTGAGCTGGTTCTCTGCAGTCCTGGGGGTGGGATGTACAGGGTGGTGGGAGCTTGAAACCTTGACGCCTCACTGCCCTGTCTTGCTTTCTCCTACCCAGAGCTTCTCTCATAGCCGCTGGCTTCGGAAGCTGAAACATGGACATTTTGGCTGGCCTGGCTGGGAGATGGGCCCACCGGGGAACTGGAGCCCACGTCCTCCTCGAGCAGGGGATGCTCGCCCTTGCCCCACAGCTGAGTCAGGTAAGGCTGGTCTTTGAACTGGCTTCTGGGTGTCATAAGTGGCCAGCTAGTTCAGGGGGGCCCTTGGCCAAGTTGTCCCCATAGCCTGACGTCCAGAAGTGCCCACAACAAGCTGTATATTCacatctctttaattttttttgtctttggggGTATGAAGGTTGAACCTAGGCCTTGCACAATACACAAGTGTTCCTTTGTTGTGCTACACTCTATCCTTATCCATGGCATCAAATCCTCTTAACCCGCAGAGACAAAGCATTTCTGTTTTACAAGTGAGTAAACAGGTGGCTGGGTGCCTAAACCCACTAATTTCCCTAAATGGCCCCTGCCCTGCCAGGCTGCCCTGAGgtatgggtaggtggatggatgtattttctttttcttttctttctttttttttttttttttttttttggtttttcgagacagagtttctctgtgtagccctggctgtcctggaactcactcagtagaccaggctggccttgaactcagaaatctgcctgtctctgccttccaagtgctgggattaaagacgtgtgccaccaccacctggcaggatgtattttcttttgtttgggtcAACTTGGGAATATCGGGGCCAAAGTTGCTCAAAtctttgaataaaaacaaaacaaccatggTCACAAAGCCAGGTTTGGCAGCACATACAGTATAATCTCGGACCTCAGGAAATGGATGCTGGGGGAAAATCACAGGAATTCAGGGCCAACCTTGgcataagatcttgtctcaaaaacctgAAAGCAAAGAACTCACAATTTAGGCCCACATTCTAGATTTTGGGATTCTGCCGTTTGAtttttgatttaattatttttccttcttgagTCTCTCTGAAGCCCTGgatagcctagaactcaccatgtagcccaagatggccttaAATTTGAGattctccagcctcagtttcttgaggcttggattatagacatgtgccagcACAGCCAGCTGGGATAGCTGATTTTGAGTAAACAGTACATCCAGGACAGGGTCAATATTTATACACTGGCTATACTGAGCCCCTGgtacagaagccagagaggccCAACTGATGTGACTCACTACAGGACCAAGCTtgtagaggggagggagggaagaagaggaaagaagtgtGGTCAGGCAGTCCCAAGCCAGGGATTACCTAGATGGCAGGAACCTTGGCACCCAAGTCCTGGGACTGTGGTAGGTGGCAGAGTCACAGAATTAGAGGTATCTTTCTTCTTGTAAAAATCAACAGCTTCTGCTCCATCAGAGGACCCCAATGTCAATTTCCTGAAGAATGTGGGGGAGAGCGTGGCAGCTGCCCTCAGCCCTCTAGGTGAGTGAGCTTCCTTGCCATCCTGTGAGACACCCTAGTGGCGTGgtgactgtcttagtttgggtttctgttgctgtgtagAGACACTGTGACCTTGGCAACTCTTTcttttcactggggctggcttacaatttcagaggtttactccattatgacgggaagcatggcagcatacaggcagacatggtgctggagagaggaAGTTGAGAATTCCACATCTGGATGGGCAGGCAGCAGGATATGAACTGGCTTGAGATTCTgagccctcaaagcccatcctagtgacatacttcctccaacaaagccacacctcctaatagtgctactctccttgggcctatggggccattcttattcaaaccaccacagtgactcAAAGTGCAAATGGCCTTTGGCAGCCTTCCATGGCATGCTGCAGAGGCCAGGGCAGATATGTGTGCTTGATACCTGCAGGGTTTTGTTGTATAAGATTAGTCTTTACTGCATTTGGGAATGGGTGCCTGAGGGTTGAGCTCCTGGCTGATTTTTGAGCTTTCTTCACAAAGCAGATAGAACCAGTAGGGAGACAGATAGACTGGCAGATGGGCTAGTTGATTACAGCTTTGGGGTAACAGCAGCTTGCTTTTTCTGAGTCGAGTGAGTTGTATTTGTCTAGACTTGAAAGCAGGTGGTtgatgtgttcttttttttctttagcccATGCTGAATTTGAACTTGTGTAATTCTTCTTTCCTTGGTCTACCAAGAGCtgggatttcttttcttcctcatttgAGAACCGCAAACCTTTCTGAGAGCAGGGAGAAGGCGCTAGAGGCAAGTGCTCTGGGTCACGCCTGGCTCCAACAAAGGACAGCGGAGGCCTGCTGAGCTGGGGAGCCCAGTGCCACCTCTCTATACTGTGATCCTGGGGTGCACACTGGGGTGGTTTAGAAGGTGCTTGCCCAAATCCATTACTATATTTGCAGTGTTAGGTGGCCACAGGAGCCTGTGAAAAGGCTGTCAGTATCCAAAGGAATGCTGAGGAAAGGGTGTCCAAGCCCCACCAATCTTCCACTTCATCTTGTAGTACCAGGCATGACCACCATTTACTGCAGGCGAGGGAGGCCATCTCTGCTCATGCTACCCCAGGTGCAGCTTTgagacaacagggacatcttggCCTTGCAGTTAAGTTGACCAGCTGAGGATGAGGTGTAGCTCTGTTGTACAGTGTTAAGACTCTGCTCTATTCCCAGCACCAAAACCAAGTACAGACAAAGCAGTTGGCTCAGACCACATGGCCTTGGCACTGGAGGAAGAAGCTCTGGAGAGAACCAGGTTCTCATTGTTGTCCAAGGAGGCTGAAGTGCAGAGCTTCAATTGGGTTGTAGCTGGGAGAGACTCAGGGCTCACTTTAGGATCTAGTGGGGTTCTGGGAGACCGTAGTTCAGTCATGAAAGATTGTCTTTGTTCAGCAGATGAGCTTTTAGGCTTTTAGGGGCTGCTGTTAAGAAagtcagtgagtgtgtgtgttgtggtagaGACAGGG
The nucleotide sequence above comes from Arvicanthis niloticus isolate mArvNil1 chromosome 6, mArvNil1.pat.X, whole genome shotgun sequence. Encoded proteins:
- the Sqstm1 gene encoding sequestosome-1 isoform X1, with product MASFTVKAYLLGKEEATREIRRFSFCFSPEPEAEAAAGPGPCERLLSRVAVLFPTLRPGGFQAHYRDEDGDLVAFSSDEELTMAMSYVKDDIFRIYIKEKKECRREHRPPCAQEASRNMVHPNVICDGCNGPVVGTRYKCSVCPDYDLCSVCEGKGLHREHSKLIFPNPFGHLPDSFSHSRWLRKLKHGHFGWPGWEMGPPGNWSPRPPRAGDARPCPTAESASAPSEDPNVNFLKNVGESVAAALSPLGIEVDIDVEHGGKRSRLTPTSPESSSTGTEDKSNTQPSSCSSEVSKPDGAGEGPAQSLTEQMKKIALESVGQPEEQMESDNCSGGGDDDWTHLSSKEVDPSTGELQSLQMPESEGPSSLDPSQEGPTGLKEAALYPHLPPEADPRLIESLSQMLSMGFSDEGGWLTRLLQTKNYDIGAALDTIQYSKHPPPL
- the Sqstm1 gene encoding sequestosome-1 isoform X3, which translates into the protein MASFTVKAYLLGKEEATREIRRFSFCFSPEPEAEAAAGPGPCERLLSRVAVLFPTLRPGGFQAHYRDEDGDLVAFSSDEELTMAMSYVKDDIFRIYIKEKKECRREHRPPCAQEASRNMVHPNVICDGCNGPVVGTRYKCSVCPDYDLCSVCEGKGLHREHSKLIFPNPFGHLPDSFSHSRWLRKLKHGHFGWPGWEMGPPGNWSPRPPRAGDARPCPTAESASAPSEDPNVNFLKNVGESVAAALSPLGIEVDIDVEHGGKRSRLTPTSPESSSTGTEDKSNTQPSSCSSEVSKPDGAGEGPAQSLTEQMKKIALESVGQPEEQMESDNCSGGGDDDWTHLSSKEVDPSTEADPRLIESLSQMLSMGFSDEGGWLTRLLQTKNYDIGAALDTIQYSKHPPPL
- the Sqstm1 gene encoding sequestosome-1 isoform X2 produces the protein MASFTVKAYLLGKEEATREIRRFSFCFSPEPEAEAAAGPGPCERLLSRVAVLFPTLRPGGFQAHYRDEDGDLVAFSSDEELTMAMSYVKDDIFRIYIKEKKECRREHRPPCAQEASRNMVHPNVICDGCNGPVVGTRYKCSVCPDYDLCSVCEGKGLHREHSKLIFPNPFGHLPDSFSHSRWLRKLKHGHFGWPGWEMGPPGNWSPRPPRAGDARPCPTAESGIEVDIDVEHGGKRSRLTPTSPESSSTGTEDKSNTQPSSCSSEVSKPDGAGEGPAQSLTEQMKKIALESVGQPEEQMESDNCSGGGDDDWTHLSSKEVDPSTGELQSLQMPESEGPSSLDPSQEGPTGLKEAALYPHLPPEADPRLIESLSQMLSMGFSDEGGWLTRLLQTKNYDIGAALDTIQYSKHPPPL
- the Sqstm1 gene encoding sequestosome-1 isoform X4; translated protein: MASFTVKAYLLGKEEATREIRRFSFCFSPEPEAEAAAGPGPCERLLSRVAVLFPTLRPGGFQAHYRDEDGDLVAFSSDEELTMAMSYVKDDIFRIYIKEKKECRREHRPPCAQEASRNMVHPNVICDGCNGPVVGTRYKCSVCPDYDLCSVCEGKGLHREHSKLIFPNPFGHLPDSFSHSRWLRKLKHGHFGWPGWEMGPPGNWSPRPPRAGDARPCPTAESGIEVDIDVEHGGKRSRLTPTSPESSSTGTEDKSNTQPSSCSSEVSKPDGAGEGPAQSLTEQMKKIALESVGQPEEQMESDNCSGGGDDDWTHLSSKEVDPSTEADPRLIESLSQMLSMGFSDEGGWLTRLLQTKNYDIGAALDTIQYSKHPPPL